From the genome of Solanum lycopersicum chromosome 7, SLM_r2.1:
TTTAAAGAAATCAGCAGAAAACAGTCATAAGCGAGTGAACAAAAGCTGCTATAGTGTTTCAAGCAGACTCTGAAAAGCAATATCAAATGTACAATAACAATGTATGTTATACATATAAAGTACCGACTGAATCAAATGGCAAGAGGCAACATCTACGACTCAGTGGTCTAGCATGTAACTATCTATCGTGAAACAACATTTTAAGACAATAAAACCACTCCAAGACACTAGCAGATCACCTCGACAAAAACAGCTATCAGTTTCTTCCAAGGGGCAAAGATCTGCAAGAATAAGTCTCCTTGAAGTCAGACTTTCTTGATGAAGTGAAAATGGAGGCATAGACTTCCTTTGTAGCATGAGCTGGAGCTACATCAACAGCCTTAAACCTCTTCCCTGACCCGTTGCTCGCACTATTCTTCACATCCTTAACTTCAATCTTACTTTTAATGCCAATTTTACCATTCCCTTCCACTTTCCTTGCATCCTTGCCTACCAGCTTATCCTCAATCCCATGTTTCATCCCGCTCAAGCGTGGTGCCCCAATGACCTCTTCACCATTCATAGCTGCATCCTCATTCCTCCCCTTCTTCACCTTCTTACTATCCTTCAATTTCACCCTTTCTTCCTCCATTCTCTCCCTCAAAGCCGCAACCTCTTCTTCACTCCCGTTGATCACAATTTTGTCACTCTCCACAACCTCCTTGTGGCAAACCAAACAAGCTGAGGATTTCACCTCCTTCAAAGCTTTTGCACTCAAAACATGCCCACAACCCCTCAAAGCAAAGAACTTGTACTTCCCATTGAACTCCAACCCTGTTACCGGGCACTGAAACCCAGTCCCTTCACCATCACCAAGCCCTCTATCCTCTTTCCCCGGAATCACCGATAGCTCAACCGGAATCATATCTTTCAATCCCTTCATATACCCAAACTGCTTAGGCACCCTTTTCTTCAATAAAGCCTCAACTAACGTCTCCTTATTGAACAAATTCCCAAGCTTATCAATAACAACAGGATGCTTTAATGACTCGTTCGACAACGCACAATTCAACCATCTAGACAACCTAATCTCATTTGGATCAATTTTATCCGGCTTCTTAACAGCATACATCTTAAGATAACAGTCTCGGGACTCCGCTCCCGTGGCACctccatcaccaccaccaccacgaAGGCGGAAACGTAGTACCAAAGTGGAAAACGGGCTAATCCCAGAACCATATAATAGAGTTGAATCCTTAATCGGTCGACCatcaaaagtaaaatagacAGAATCCTTAATTGCAGCTAATGATTGCTGGGTTTTTTCAAGCAAACATGATTTGAGGTCTTGCAAAGTGAAATTAGGATTAGGGTTTTCAATATTTAGGACATGAGTAGGGATCTGAAGCTCTGGCGATTGTATAAAAACTGGGAAATTGCGCATTTGGGGTTCCATTATTAGGGTTTATGAATTGAAATCGaagagaaattttaaaaaaatacctgAATTGAAGAGGAATCGAAGAGCTCTGGTTCTCGAAAGgggaaaaagattaaaatttcaTCGTATTCTTGGTATTTATACTTCTTCTGGATTTTGTTTTGACCCGTTTGGTTTTATATTTGGGCCGACTCAAAATCCTTATATGTTTCTAAGCCCATATCTAGAGGAGGTGTCATggtcttttcttttttggttcgATATATTGCTTTACATAAGTCAAATCgaatatagagagagaaaagtgAGATCAATATTCGATTTTTATTGTTAGATCGCCGATTTGCATTTCCTAATGTTTTGTCTGATCCCTAATTTCTcgatattaatattttcaataactCAAGATGGTACAGGGTGCAAAAGTCGCTACAACAAAGCAACGTATTCCTACTATAGGTTTTATTTATTGAACTAAATTCACCCGCCTTTTACACTTCatagacaaaataatattaatcgATGAGACGTGGGGTGAAGTTAACTATATTGAAAGTTTGTAGTTAGACCTTATTTAGGTTTCGAGTTAAACATGATGAGTAAAGTTGAGCACTTAAAGTGTAAGTTCGATAATGTAAAACATGAAGTGAATGTGAAAGTATGGAGATGGATGTACAAGTCATATCCAATAGAGGCAGTTTTAAGTAATTCAAGATAatagagaaattaaaaataataatacacgTTATATTGAACTGGAGTTGAagtaaattaacttaaaaatgcATTCGAGATACCGTGTGAAAAAGATATATCATCGAGACTTtaagataaatatataattatatccCTTTAGAATTTTCTattctattaaaataaataagagaattgttttatataaatataatatttgattattttctaaatgaaagtaaaaaaatttatttcttttagctacatttaagtaataaaattactaaacaaatAGTTTATAGCTAAAAGAAAACTAATTTTGGAACTTTATTTGGTTTATATAGCGAAGGTAGGAAGTTGTGCATTTAAAGAAGATATTAACAGAGTGGATGAGAAGAGATTCAAAGGTAGTTGGCTGATGTACTTATTTAATACTCTCCGTTTGCCATCACACTTATTATATTTGACTTTACGTGTCTATTAAGAAAACGatgatttgaataaataaataattagtaataaaagtaaaatatgagaaaaataattattttgttttaatatgttaaaaatgaccaattatacatatatacacaattATACAATAATTTTAGGGATAATTGTATcgaatgacaaactaataatataaaataaatgtagTAGGTAccctttgatttatttgtgttccataacaaactgtttgtcagtccCTCTCTCCTTCaaattctcgctcgccactctccctctctctcgcTCATTCttgtcgctcgcctctctcgctcgcttatTCTtgttgctcgcctctctcgctttatacaataagaattgtataaattgtgtttctaagtataaagcgagagaaaattgtataaatgcATGCAGATACATATATCTTTGTCCTTTACACTTATAATtgtacaacaaaaatattttcctgcccaagtctcttttgtctttctcgttttacacaaattcaaattgtatataatttctttc
Proteins encoded in this window:
- the LOC101261532 gene encoding uncharacterized protein — its product is MEPQMRNFPVFIQSPELQIPTHVLNIENPNPNFTLQDLKSCLLEKTQQSLAAIKDSVYFTFDGRPIKDSTLLYGSGISPFSTLVLRFRLRGGGGDGGATGAESRDCYLKMYAVKKPDKIDPNEIRLSRWLNCALSNESLKHPVVIDKLGNLFNKETLVEALLKKRVPKQFGYMKGLKDMIPVELSVIPGKEDRGLGDGEGTGFQCPVTGLEFNGKYKFFALRGCGHVLSAKALKEVKSSACLVCHKEVVESDKIVINGSEEEVAALRERMEEERVKLKDSKKVKKGRNEDAAMNGEEVIGAPRLSGMKHGIEDKLVGKDARKVEGNGKIGIKSKIEVKDVKNSASNGSGKRFKAVDVAPAHATKEVYASIFTSSRKSDFKETYSCRSLPLGRN